A single genomic interval of Noviherbaspirillum cavernae harbors:
- a CDS encoding polysaccharide deacetylase family protein, producing the protein MIRALGDAIAPRGIGSGRLCIVNYHRVMESFDPLLDSEPDVDTFRWQMELLAECFNVLPLHAAVQSLVAHRMPPRAVCITFDDGYASTHDVALPILSELKLPATVFVTTGYLDQGVMWNDKIIEAVRHLPGERLDLRAAGLAEYSLRTIDDRKQTIQRLTEDSKYLPPAARHDLTLRLQDMAGGVRTDGLMLTREKVCKLAQAGIEIGAHTISHPILTSLEDEAAREEIAAGKEQLEAITGRPVRLFAYPNGKAGMDFDTRHVAMAREAGFDAAFTTAIGAATKGHDRYQIPRSRPWDATPFRFGARLLRWLAR; encoded by the coding sequence ATGATCCGCGCGCTTGGCGATGCGATCGCGCCGCGCGGAATCGGCAGCGGCAGGTTATGCATCGTCAACTATCACCGCGTGATGGAATCCTTCGATCCTTTGCTGGACTCCGAGCCGGACGTCGATACCTTCCGCTGGCAGATGGAATTGCTCGCCGAGTGCTTCAACGTGCTGCCGCTGCATGCGGCGGTGCAGTCGCTCGTCGCGCACAGAATGCCGCCGCGCGCGGTGTGCATCACCTTCGACGATGGCTATGCATCGACCCACGATGTTGCCCTGCCCATACTCAGCGAACTCAAGCTGCCTGCGACGGTGTTTGTCACGACCGGCTATCTGGATCAGGGAGTCATGTGGAACGACAAGATCATCGAGGCCGTGCGGCACCTTCCCGGGGAACGACTCGACCTGCGCGCGGCGGGATTGGCCGAATATTCGCTGCGGACCATCGACGACCGCAAGCAAACGATACAGCGGCTGACCGAAGATTCGAAATACCTGCCGCCGGCGGCAAGGCATGACTTGACTCTGCGGCTGCAGGATATGGCGGGTGGTGTGCGCACCGATGGCCTGATGCTGACCCGCGAAAAGGTCTGCAAGCTGGCGCAGGCAGGGATCGAAATCGGCGCGCACACCATTTCCCATCCCATCCTGACCAGTCTGGAAGACGAGGCCGCGCGCGAGGAGATCGCGGCCGGCAAAGAGCAGCTCGAAGCGATCACCGGTCGTCCGGTGCGCCTGTTCGCCTATCCGAACGGCAAGGCCGGCATGGACTTCGATACGCGCCACGTTGCGATGGCAAGGGAAGCGGGTTTCGACGCGGCATTCACCACCGCCATCGGCGCGGCGACGAAGGGGCACGACCGCTATCAGATACCGCGCAGCAGGCCATGGGACGCGACGCCGTTCCGGTTCGGCGCGCGACTGCTGCGCTGGCTGGCGCGTTGA
- a CDS encoding nucleotide sugar dehydrogenase, whose amino-acid sequence MNVVAVVGLGYVGLPLAVEFGKKQRTIGFDLSASKVESYKRFIDPTGEVTTDALRAAHHLTVSTNSAELAEADYIIVAVPTPVDIAHQPDFGPLIGASTSVGKYMKPGAIVVFESTVYPGATEEVCIPILEKQSGLQWKKDFHVGFSPERINPGDKERTLTSILKVVSGDDDATLEKVAALYEGIITAGVYRASSIKVAEAAKVIENTQRDLNIALINELAIIFDMADIDTSEVLRAAGTKWNFLPFRPGLVGGHCIGVDPYYLTHKAEMMGYHPQVILAGRRINDGMAKYVAEKTVKEIIQAGFHVKGCKVNVLGLTFKENCPDLRNSKVADMIFELQSYGIEVHVHDPLADAEEARHEYGLTLETWANLPRANAIIAAVSHRELLARPLTDYQSKVVENGCFIDIKSIFDPAALREAGLSVWRL is encoded by the coding sequence ATGAATGTGGTTGCCGTAGTTGGTCTGGGTTATGTAGGTCTACCCCTGGCCGTAGAATTTGGGAAAAAACAGAGGACCATCGGCTTTGATCTTTCAGCCAGCAAGGTCGAAAGCTACAAACGCTTCATCGACCCGACCGGTGAGGTGACAACCGACGCGCTGCGCGCGGCACACCACCTGACTGTCAGCACCAACTCCGCGGAATTGGCCGAAGCGGACTATATCATCGTTGCAGTTCCAACCCCAGTAGACATTGCCCATCAGCCCGACTTTGGACCGCTCATCGGCGCCAGCACAAGCGTGGGTAAGTACATGAAACCCGGCGCCATTGTGGTTTTCGAATCGACGGTGTATCCAGGTGCGACCGAAGAAGTCTGCATCCCGATTCTGGAAAAACAATCCGGCTTGCAATGGAAGAAAGATTTCCATGTCGGATTTTCACCGGAAAGAATCAATCCGGGCGACAAGGAACGCACATTGACTTCGATTCTCAAGGTAGTGTCCGGAGACGATGACGCCACGCTGGAGAAAGTCGCGGCCCTCTACGAAGGCATCATCACCGCGGGCGTATATCGCGCATCGAGCATCAAGGTTGCAGAAGCCGCGAAAGTCATCGAAAACACGCAGCGCGACCTGAACATCGCACTGATCAACGAACTGGCCATCATTTTCGACATGGCCGACATCGATACGTCGGAGGTGTTGCGCGCGGCGGGCACCAAATGGAATTTCCTGCCCTTCCGGCCCGGTCTGGTGGGCGGACATTGCATCGGCGTCGACCCCTATTACCTTACTCACAAGGCCGAGATGATGGGCTATCACCCGCAGGTGATATTGGCAGGCCGCAGAATCAACGACGGCATGGCGAAGTATGTCGCGGAAAAAACCGTCAAGGAAATCATCCAGGCGGGCTTTCACGTCAAAGGCTGCAAGGTCAACGTGCTCGGCCTGACATTCAAGGAAAACTGTCCCGACCTGCGGAACTCGAAAGTCGCGGACATGATTTTCGAGCTCCAGTCGTATGGCATCGAGGTTCATGTGCACGACCCGCTGGCGGATGCGGAAGAGGCCCGCCATGAATATGGGCTGACGCTCGAGACGTGGGCGAATTTGCCTCGTGCGAACGCGATCATCGCCGCCGTGTCGCACCGCGAACTTCTCGCCCGGCCGCTGACCGACTATCAATCCAAGGTGGTCGAGAACGGCTGCTTTATCGACATCAAATCCATATTCGATCCAGCAGCATTGCGCGAGGCCGGCCTCAGCGTATGGCGGCTGTGA
- a CDS encoding GNAT family N-acetyltransferase has translation MSLMKKVVVYHSLDALSGSHDAESGNADAASSVFLSLPWFRNLDETALEPHTRLRIYGIEPSAEQQHPCMALPMCHAPRHRLFAPRRLRPLANFYTSLFGPLTSRSEAPTDEVIGLLVHAITRDVPRWDTVSLTPLEVESPVFDKLLKAFRSAGMAVQSYFCFGNWYLDVNGRSYREYFDALPSRMRNTITRKSRQLEREGRIHIRIIANASEAEEGLSAYEQVHDVSWKTREPFPAFIPGLVRLCARHGWLRMGVAYIDGKPVAAQIWIVHQRIASIYKLAYDERFSQFSVGSILTARLMQHVIDTDRVSEVDFLNGDEPYKKDWMSHRRERWGIVAFNLRTFHGALAALRHLGARAIKNGIARSARAQSRIGQIRHTRLSRQFLD, from the coding sequence ATGTCATTGATGAAGAAGGTCGTCGTATATCACAGCCTTGACGCACTCTCCGGATCGCATGATGCCGAGTCTGGCAACGCCGATGCCGCTTCAAGCGTGTTCCTCAGTCTTCCCTGGTTTCGCAACCTTGACGAAACGGCGCTGGAACCGCATACACGCCTGCGCATTTACGGCATTGAGCCGTCCGCCGAACAGCAACACCCATGCATGGCATTGCCCATGTGCCATGCTCCGCGACACCGACTGTTTGCGCCACGACGGCTCAGACCGCTCGCAAATTTCTATACGTCCTTGTTCGGTCCGCTAACTTCCCGCTCTGAAGCGCCGACGGATGAGGTGATCGGACTGCTGGTCCATGCCATCACGCGGGACGTGCCGCGCTGGGATACTGTCTCGCTGACCCCGCTCGAAGTGGAGTCTCCCGTGTTCGACAAGCTGCTCAAGGCGTTTCGCAGTGCGGGCATGGCGGTTCAAAGCTACTTCTGCTTCGGCAACTGGTATCTCGACGTGAATGGGCGTTCCTATCGGGAGTATTTCGACGCCCTTCCTTCTCGCATGAGAAATACCATCACGCGCAAATCGCGGCAGCTGGAACGCGAGGGCCGCATTCACATCAGGATCATTGCGAATGCAAGCGAAGCCGAGGAAGGGCTGTCCGCATACGAGCAGGTGCATGACGTCAGCTGGAAAACACGCGAGCCTTTTCCCGCGTTCATTCCCGGACTCGTGCGCTTGTGCGCGCGGCACGGATGGCTGCGCATGGGCGTTGCCTACATCGACGGCAAGCCTGTCGCGGCGCAGATCTGGATTGTCCATCAACGCATCGCCTCCATCTACAAGCTTGCGTACGATGAGCGGTTTTCGCAGTTCTCTGTCGGCTCGATCTTGACTGCACGACTGATGCAGCATGTGATCGATACGGATCGGGTAAGCGAAGTGGACTTTCTCAACGGTGACGAACCGTACAAGAAGGACTGGATGTCGCACCGTCGCGAGCGGTGGGGCATCGTTGCATTCAACTTGCGGACCTTCCATGGCGCTCTTGCCGCACTCCGCCATTTGGGAGCGCGCGCAATCAAGAACGGCATCGCTCGTTCGGCGCGCGCTCAATCCCGCATCGGACAAATCCGGCACACAAGACTATCGCGGCAATTTCTCGACTGA
- a CDS encoding polysaccharide deacetylase family protein → MKRLLGALSYRLGVLSLYHRFRNRNQLTVAMFHRVLPPSDPRYQGADPERTMTPDSFAHCLSFFRRHYRIVSPAQVFSALKEGAPLPRHSLLVTFDNGWADTAEYAQPLMEKFSISGLVFVAGGAINMRLPFWEAHAYSYLATHPEGRAVVEAALAPYGIRLAPPPSQEMDELHIRSIIRQLGTLEPPVRAAIVGAMALAEDIPAAMLDADKLTHLAALSHCIGGHGFTHRPLTVVANLEEELEKSQEAIAAHLDGRPAEAMSFPQGAYSDSVIAGCLSAGYRYLFSSDACLNAVNKRFNHARPLGRIHISERAIVDQTGRVQPAMLATWLFTRPLGDSRRKNRLRKA, encoded by the coding sequence ATGAAGCGCCTCCTGGGGGCGCTGTCATATCGGTTGGGCGTGCTGAGTCTCTATCATCGTTTCCGCAACCGGAATCAGTTGACGGTCGCGATGTTTCACCGCGTGCTGCCGCCGTCCGATCCGCGCTACCAGGGAGCGGATCCGGAGCGGACGATGACACCGGATTCGTTCGCGCATTGCCTGAGCTTCTTTCGAAGACACTACCGCATCGTTTCGCCTGCGCAGGTATTTTCCGCATTGAAGGAAGGTGCTCCATTGCCCAGGCACAGCTTGCTGGTGACCTTCGACAATGGCTGGGCGGACACGGCCGAGTACGCCCAGCCATTGATGGAGAAGTTTTCCATTTCGGGATTGGTGTTTGTCGCCGGCGGCGCAATCAACATGAGACTGCCGTTCTGGGAGGCGCATGCGTACAGCTACCTCGCCACGCATCCGGAAGGCCGTGCAGTGGTGGAAGCTGCACTCGCACCGTACGGTATCCGGCTTGCTCCGCCGCCCTCGCAGGAGATGGACGAACTGCATATCAGAAGCATCATCAGGCAACTCGGCACGTTGGAGCCGCCGGTGCGCGCCGCGATCGTCGGCGCGATGGCACTTGCGGAGGATATTCCTGCCGCGATGCTTGACGCTGATAAATTGACGCACCTGGCCGCCTTGTCGCATTGCATCGGCGGGCACGGTTTTACGCATCGGCCGTTGACCGTGGTCGCGAACCTCGAAGAGGAGCTGGAAAAATCGCAGGAGGCGATCGCCGCCCATTTGGATGGCCGGCCTGCGGAGGCGATGTCCTTCCCGCAAGGCGCTTATTCCGACAGCGTGATCGCAGGATGCCTGTCGGCGGGCTATCGATATCTGTTCAGCAGCGATGCCTGCCTGAATGCCGTCAACAAGCGATTCAACCATGCCCGCCCGCTTGGCCGCATTCACATTTCCGAGCGCGCTATCGTCGACCAGACAGGCCGGGTCCAGCCAGCCATGCTGGCGACGTGGCTGTTTACGCGTCCGCTTGGCGATTCACGCCGGAAGAATCGATTGCGCAAGGCCTGA
- a CDS encoding oligosaccharide flippase family protein: MSSMTGPASGTSNASTKRSIGISFATQYLELVIHFLAVLVLARILSPEDTGTYSVAAFLMALLHVFRDFGVVQYIIQERDLTTDKIRSAMGVAILLALAVAAVLYGGSGMVAHFYGNPAIEQILVIMAVSFAISPFGSLLVGIFRREMRLQTLFYIKIISALCHVAVAIALAMRGFGAVSLAWANFAGILSFGIAANLMRPPGIPWCPQFRNIKTILSFGGIASIGNAANIAGTNMPDLVIGKVMDMAAVGYFSRANGLVQLFGKLITGALLPLVLPYFAQIRREGKNPAGPYLAAIEYLTALAWPFFAVMALLAYPIVRTLYGSQWDASVPLVELLCAEGAIISLSIFAGQVMVANGQVRIATVSQLIVQPFRVGAVLLASIYGLQAVAVALIASEVLSLAVVSWYVHKTITVRFTDLMRACGKSALVTLCSACVPLLVRFMWDSADQRHWLPLAIGIAGAASGWLVGMLLTRHALGAHLIAMIRPLRSRSAGGTET; encoded by the coding sequence ATGTCAAGCATGACCGGCCCGGCAAGCGGCACAAGCAACGCAAGCACGAAGAGATCCATCGGGATCTCGTTCGCGACCCAGTACCTGGAACTGGTGATCCATTTTCTGGCGGTGCTGGTGCTTGCGCGCATCCTGTCGCCGGAAGACACCGGCACCTACTCGGTTGCCGCGTTTCTGATGGCCTTGCTGCACGTGTTCCGGGACTTCGGCGTGGTGCAGTACATCATCCAGGAGCGCGACTTGACGACGGACAAGATCCGGTCCGCGATGGGCGTCGCCATCCTGCTGGCACTGGCGGTCGCCGCCGTCCTGTACGGAGGCAGCGGCATGGTTGCGCATTTCTACGGCAATCCCGCGATCGAGCAGATCCTCGTGATCATGGCGGTGAGCTTCGCCATTTCACCGTTCGGTTCGCTGTTGGTCGGCATTTTCCGCCGCGAGATGCGGCTGCAGACGCTTTTCTACATCAAGATCATTAGTGCGCTGTGCCACGTGGCAGTGGCGATCGCGCTGGCCATGCGCGGCTTCGGCGCCGTCAGCCTTGCATGGGCCAATTTTGCCGGCATTCTGTCATTCGGCATTGCCGCCAACCTCATGCGACCCCCAGGCATTCCGTGGTGTCCGCAGTTCCGCAATATCAAGACGATCCTGTCATTCGGCGGCATCGCCAGCATCGGCAACGCCGCTAACATTGCGGGCACCAACATGCCGGATCTGGTGATCGGCAAGGTCATGGACATGGCGGCGGTCGGTTATTTCAGCCGCGCGAATGGACTCGTCCAGTTGTTCGGCAAACTGATCACGGGCGCATTACTGCCGCTCGTGTTGCCCTACTTCGCGCAGATACGGCGCGAGGGAAAGAATCCGGCCGGGCCCTATCTTGCGGCGATCGAATACCTGACGGCACTGGCATGGCCGTTTTTCGCGGTAATGGCGCTGCTTGCCTATCCGATCGTGCGCACGCTGTACGGATCGCAGTGGGATGCCTCGGTGCCGCTCGTTGAATTGCTGTGCGCGGAAGGGGCAATCATTTCGCTATCGATCTTTGCCGGCCAGGTCATGGTGGCCAATGGCCAGGTGCGCATTGCGACCGTGTCCCAGCTCATCGTCCAGCCCTTTCGGGTCGGTGCCGTGCTGCTGGCCTCCATCTACGGTTTGCAAGCCGTTGCCGTCGCTCTCATCGCGTCGGAAGTCCTGTCGCTGGCGGTTGTTTCGTGGTACGTGCATAAAACGATCACGGTCCGTTTTACCGATTTGATGCGGGCATGCGGCAAGAGCGCGCTCGTCACCTTGTGCAGTGCCTGTGTGCCGCTGCTTGTCAGGTTCATGTGGGACAGCGCGGACCAGCGTCATTGGCTGCCGCTGGCGATAGGGATTGCAGGCGCGGCATCGGGATGGTTGGTCGGCATGTTGCTGACACGGCACGCATTGGGTGCGCATCTGATCGCGATGATTCGGCCATTGCGCTCGCGCAGTGCCGGTGGAACCGAAACATGA
- the prsT gene encoding XrtA/PEP-CTERM system TPR-repeat protein PrsT, which produces MPGIANKRTRTVAIAAAVAALATGISACGKTQNAQALLAEAQQYRQKGDDKAAIIQLKNALQKNPEDAEARFLLGSVHNDAGDPQSAEKELRKAVSLGMNPDRVMSGLARALLAQGQFQKLLDETQQAAGTNGNAEILSLRGNAWLGLGKHQEARESFEQALKSKADFPNALIGLARLALGQKDFDRAIRLTEQAISANPKHAESWLFKGDILRAQGKIDAALAAYDEVLKIKPGNAAAHLVKAYVEIGAGKFNEARADIDAARKSAPDNLSASYTQALLDYSQKKHAAALESLQQVLRVAPDHMPSVLLAGAVQYALGSTQQAEQHLKKYLDSNPANLYARKLLASALLKNSQPQRAINVLGPALKDPQQDAELLLLAGESHMQVKDYGKATEYFEKAGTLSPQNAGVHTALAISKLQQGENARAVAELEKAASLDTKSAQAGILLVMTHLRLKEYDKALAAAKTMEREQPDNPIVHNLKGGVYLGKKDVASARASFEKAVSLQPTYFSAIANLGQLDVQEKKPDAARKRFEALLEKDKKNVQAMTALANLASAEGKNDEARTWLERAVSAHPDAVQPAQLLVTHHIRAGDRQTALALANKLQNTHPDHPEFLDLLAQTQFASGDKAGALDSYGNLAVLMPDSAPVQFRIAAIGIAMQNDTAATAALKKAVRLDPAFVDAQIALAGIEMRKGNHDEALSIARQVQRQQAASPAGYALEGDVLMVQKKPAAAAKAYEQALALGRNGTLMTKVHGALVQAGNTKEADLRLAQWLKEHPADSRTRMYLAELNLMTKQYKTAIAQFQAILQSDPKNAVVLNNLAWAYAQEKDPRGLEFAEKAHQLAPDNPAIMDTLGWMLVEKGDAARGLPLLQKAASLAPEALEIRYHLVLALVKSGDKPKARTELEQLLATGKSFSKLDEAKALMNQL; this is translated from the coding sequence ATGCCAGGCATCGCGAACAAACGCACCAGGACCGTTGCAATTGCTGCCGCCGTCGCGGCACTCGCAACGGGCATCTCGGCCTGCGGCAAGACACAGAATGCGCAGGCATTGCTGGCGGAAGCGCAGCAGTACCGGCAAAAGGGCGACGACAAGGCAGCGATCATCCAGCTCAAGAATGCATTGCAAAAGAACCCGGAAGATGCCGAGGCGCGCTTCCTGCTGGGCAGCGTCCACAATGACGCGGGCGATCCGCAGTCGGCGGAAAAGGAGCTGCGCAAGGCGGTTTCCCTGGGCATGAATCCAGACAGGGTCATGTCCGGTCTCGCCAGGGCATTGCTCGCACAGGGTCAGTTTCAAAAGTTGCTGGATGAAACACAACAAGCTGCCGGCACGAACGGCAATGCAGAAATCCTGAGTCTGCGCGGCAACGCCTGGCTCGGCCTTGGCAAGCATCAGGAGGCAAGGGAATCGTTTGAGCAGGCACTCAAGAGCAAGGCGGATTTTCCGAATGCGCTCATCGGACTGGCGCGGCTGGCGCTCGGGCAGAAGGATTTTGACCGCGCAATTCGTCTGACCGAGCAAGCGATTTCGGCCAATCCGAAGCATGCCGAATCATGGCTTTTCAAGGGCGACATTCTGCGCGCACAAGGGAAAATCGACGCCGCGCTCGCTGCCTATGACGAAGTGCTGAAGATCAAGCCCGGCAATGCCGCTGCGCATCTGGTCAAGGCATATGTGGAGATCGGCGCCGGCAAGTTCAATGAAGCCAGGGCCGACATCGACGCCGCGCGCAAGTCCGCGCCGGACAACCTGAGCGCCTCGTATACACAGGCGTTGCTTGACTACAGCCAGAAGAAGCATGCAGCCGCTCTGGAGTCCCTGCAGCAGGTGTTGCGCGTGGCGCCGGATCACATGCCCAGCGTGCTGCTCGCGGGTGCCGTCCAGTACGCGCTCGGATCGACGCAACAGGCCGAGCAGCACCTGAAGAAATACCTGGACAGCAATCCCGCCAATCTTTACGCGCGCAAGCTGCTTGCGTCCGCCCTGCTGAAAAATAGCCAACCGCAGCGCGCGATCAATGTGCTGGGGCCGGCATTGAAAGACCCGCAGCAGGATGCGGAACTGCTGCTGCTGGCGGGCGAGTCCCACATGCAGGTGAAGGACTACGGCAAGGCTACCGAATACTTTGAAAAGGCAGGCACGCTGTCGCCGCAGAATGCCGGCGTTCATACCGCGCTGGCAATCAGCAAGCTGCAGCAAGGGGAGAATGCACGCGCCGTTGCCGAACTCGAGAAAGCGGCGAGCCTGGACACGAAATCCGCGCAGGCCGGCATCCTGCTGGTGATGACCCACTTGCGCCTGAAGGAATACGACAAGGCGCTTGCTGCGGCCAAGACAATGGAACGGGAACAGCCGGACAATCCGATCGTTCACAACCTCAAGGGCGGGGTCTATCTCGGCAAGAAGGACGTCGCGTCCGCGCGCGCCAGCTTCGAGAAGGCGGTGTCGTTGCAGCCGACGTATTTTTCGGCCATTGCCAATCTTGGACAACTCGACGTGCAGGAGAAAAAACCGGATGCCGCGAGAAAGCGTTTCGAGGCATTGCTGGAAAAGGACAAGAAAAACGTTCAGGCAATGACCGCACTGGCCAATCTGGCAAGCGCAGAGGGCAAGAACGACGAAGCCAGAACCTGGCTGGAGCGCGCGGTCAGCGCCCATCCGGATGCGGTGCAACCGGCGCAGCTGCTTGTCACACACCACATTCGCGCGGGCGACAGACAGACTGCGCTCGCCCTTGCCAACAAGCTGCAAAACACGCATCCCGATCATCCGGAGTTTCTCGATCTTCTGGCGCAAACGCAGTTCGCAAGTGGCGACAAGGCTGGCGCACTGGACAGCTACGGCAATCTCGCCGTGCTGATGCCGGACTCCGCGCCGGTGCAGTTCCGCATCGCCGCGATCGGCATCGCGATGCAAAACGACACGGCGGCGACGGCAGCGTTGAAGAAAGCCGTGCGGCTTGATCCCGCTTTTGTGGATGCGCAGATTGCTCTGGCCGGAATCGAGATGCGAAAGGGCAATCACGATGAAGCGCTGTCCATCGCGCGACAGGTGCAAAGACAGCAAGCGGCGTCTCCCGCCGGCTACGCACTGGAAGGCGACGTGCTGATGGTGCAGAAGAAGCCGGCGGCGGCAGCAAAGGCCTATGAGCAGGCGCTGGCGCTCGGCAGGAACGGGACGCTCATGACCAAGGTGCATGGTGCGCTGGTGCAGGCAGGAAATACCAAGGAAGCCGATTTGCGCCTGGCCCAATGGCTGAAGGAACATCCCGCAGATAGCCGCACGCGCATGTATCTCGCAGAACTCAATCTCATGACGAAGCAGTACAAGACGGCCATCGCGCAGTTTCAGGCCATTCTTCAATCCGATCCCAAAAATGCCGTGGTGCTCAACAACCTGGCGTGGGCTTATGCTCAGGAGAAGGATCCGCGCGGTCTGGAGTTTGCGGAAAAAGCGCATCAGCTCGCGCCGGACAATCCGGCGATCATGGACACACTTGGCTGGATGCTGGTCGAAAAAGGGGATGCGGCACGCGGTCTGCCGCTGTTGCAGAAAGCGGCGTCACTGGCACCGGAGGCACTGGAAATCCGTTATCACCTGGTACTCGCGCTGGTCAAATCCGGCGACAAGCCCAAGGCACGCACGGAGCTGGAGCAGTTGCTGGCAACCGGAAAGAGTTTCTCCAAACTGGATGAAGCGAAGGCATTGATGAACCAGTTGTAA
- a CDS encoding SDR family oxidoreductase has translation MAKYQAIQQHLSTHRYRWLITGVAGFIGSNLLETLLKLNQSVTGLDNFSTGYRHNLDQVRKLVGPEVWANFTFIEGDIRRPEDCARASQGADYILHQAALGSVPRSIKDPVLTNENNITGFLNMLVAARDAKARRFVYAASSSTYGDHPDLPKVESKIGNPLSPYAVTKYVNELYAGVFARCYGTESIGLRYFNVFGPRQDPNGAYAAVIPQWVAALIKNQTVRINGDGETTRDFSFIDNVVQANLLAALAEHPDAVNQIYNVALNERTSLNQLYHMMRSLLADSFPHLAEHRFEHVAFREGDVRHSQADISKATTLLGFEPSHRVAEGLKATMDWYKKNLADADVLPDAAKPQPAVMRM, from the coding sequence ATGGCAAAGTACCAGGCGATTCAGCAGCATTTGAGCACGCACAGATACCGCTGGCTGATCACCGGCGTGGCCGGCTTCATCGGGTCGAATTTGCTGGAGACACTTCTCAAGCTGAACCAGAGCGTAACAGGGCTGGACAATTTTTCGACCGGATACCGGCACAACCTCGATCAGGTGAGGAAATTGGTCGGTCCCGAAGTCTGGGCCAATTTCACTTTCATCGAAGGCGATATACGGCGCCCGGAGGATTGCGCGCGCGCCAGTCAGGGTGCCGACTATATCCTGCACCAGGCGGCGCTCGGATCGGTACCGCGCTCCATCAAGGATCCCGTTCTGACGAATGAAAACAACATCACCGGCTTCCTCAACATGCTGGTTGCCGCGCGGGACGCGAAAGCCAGACGCTTTGTCTATGCGGCGTCCAGTTCCACCTACGGCGACCATCCCGACTTGCCGAAGGTGGAGTCGAAAATCGGCAACCCGCTTTCGCCCTATGCGGTCACCAAGTACGTCAACGAACTGTATGCTGGTGTGTTTGCCCGGTGCTATGGAACAGAATCGATCGGATTGCGCTACTTCAATGTGTTCGGCCCTCGGCAGGATCCGAATGGCGCGTACGCCGCAGTAATTCCGCAATGGGTCGCTGCATTGATCAAGAACCAGACCGTGCGCATCAACGGCGATGGCGAGACCACGCGCGACTTTTCGTTTATCGACAATGTCGTTCAGGCCAATCTGCTGGCCGCGTTGGCGGAGCATCCGGATGCCGTCAACCAGATATACAACGTTGCGCTCAACGAACGCACGAGCCTGAACCAGCTCTATCACATGATGCGGTCGCTTTTGGCTGACAGTTTCCCTCATCTCGCAGAGCATCGTTTCGAGCATGTCGCATTCCGCGAGGGCGACGTGCGCCATTCGCAAGCCGACATCTCCAAGGCAACGACACTGCTGGGCTTTGAGCCCAGCCATCGAGTGGCGGAAGGCCTGAAGGCAACCATGGACTGGTACAAGAAAAATCTTGCAGACGCGGATGTGCTTCCGGATGCTGCAAAGCCGCAGCCCGCCGTCATGCGGATGTAG